DNA from Ictalurus punctatus breed USDA103 chromosome 7, Coco_2.0, whole genome shotgun sequence:
GCATTGGGGGAGGAAGCATTACACGTGGATGGAAGGGAGAGTTCTGTAGGTGGCAGCTTAACCCAGGAATGTACCACTACAAAACAGTCATTGCTGACCAGGTAAATGGCTGACTCTGCTTGGGTGCATGACACTAATTATATATGGGtgacaaatggaaaaaaacaacaacacaccatTAAGTGTGGTAGTAAAGTGTTGGGCCACCATGAGcctccagaacagcttcaatacacagattctacaagtctctggaactttAAGGGAGGGATGAAGTCCATCTTTCCAAAAATACTCCATCATTTGGCGTTTTGATGATGGAGATAGTGTGTAACTCGTCATTCCAAAGTCTCCCATAGATTttcaactgggttgagatctggtgactgtagGCCATTATGTCATcttcatcaaaccattcataATCTCAACCTTCCTGTGCTGTGGATGGGAGAAGGGTCATCCTGGACATGACCACTCCTCTCAGGATAGAAAcatttcatcataggataaaggtgatcagtcaaaAGAGTTTGACTAAGATCCCAGTAAAGtgtactgaaatactgaaatctAACCCTGGTCTACCTGTAATAAATGTGTGCTAGGTGGCAGGTGGATATGgagggttttaaaaaatttttttgtaatatatatatatatatatatatatatatatatatatatatatatatatatatatatatatatatatatatatatatatataaacacattgtATGGTCATGAATATTCATAGAACCTGCATTTGTTTTGAAGCTAAAGGTATAGAGATGTTCATAGGCTGTTTTTGTAGCTTCTGGGGCATACATATattaaacaacaataattatagcaataataacaacaaaaaattcaCTGTTGGAGTGCTGTGTGATTGATAATGTGCCTTTCTCTCTAGTGTTCTTCACTTGGACTGCTCTAAAAGCAAAATGTATGCATGTCCATCCCTCCTTACCTTATTCTATTTCCTGCTCACAGTTTACAGTTTGCCTACGTAGGGATGGTCAGACAATCTATCAGCAAGTGTTGTCCACCGAACGTCCTCACACACTGCAGGACTGGAACTGGGGTTACTGTGGTGCGTTCGCGTTCTACCATGCACTCTATCCCCGAGCCTGGACCGTCTACCAGCTGCCCGGCCAGAACGTCACCCTTACCTGCAGGCAGGTGTCACCTGTCATCCCACACAACTACAAGGTGACTGACTGAAGCAAATTACATGTTCATCATGATTAATgagttttgtgcttttgtatTCTCAATACATTGTTTGTCTTAGCTGCATGGTATTATAGCTTCTGTTGATGGtcataatgtaataaataaagtcGCTACGCAGCATTTTGGTCTTATGTTCCAAAAATAAAGAACTTGCTTTAATATCCAGCAGGCTCCTTcaattagttagttagttagttagttccgtccgcgcagcggggcgcagcgggcaacaagcattcgccagcgggctcggtcggaagcgtcgatttccacatcttcccacttgacatcgagcgctcgtagatcttccatgaatgttcgtcGCCAAGTATTCCGCGGCcgccctactcttctcttcccccgtggcggcatccagcgcagcgcgatctttgcgtggcggtggtcagacatccgtagaatgtgtcctgcaaagcgcattcttcgctctgcgaccatttctgccaggctgcgggagtttgttcttcttagaatttcttcatttgaaatacgatcacggtatgatacaccgagtattcttctcaggcatcattgttgaaacacattcagcttgtggatgactgccctcgagctcttccaagtttcagatgcatagatggcagttgggatgatgatgctattaaacaggcgaagtttgctgttggtgtggatagttcgcctagcccaaatcggttgtagctgttggaagactgcaaatgctctgccgattctgcgattgacatccatgttagtcccaccatccgcagccacaatgctgccaaggtaggtgaactgtttgacttcttcGATCAGCTGGTTGCTCACCGTGATCCGCACCAGCGTCATCCGGCCGACGGCCATGACGTTGGTCTTGTCAGTGCTGATCCGTAACCCAACTTTGGCTGCTTCGTGCTCCAGGCTAGTGGTCATCTCctgtaagactttcccattctgcgccaatagcacaatatcgtcggcgaattccaggtcggtcaggcgtccctggcctgtacacggaattccagacgctggctgtgttagtgctcgtcgcatgacgaagtccatcatcatgaggaaaaagaatggtgaaagaatgcagccctgtctgactccagtctcgatggtgaaaaaggcagtatgacctgtgtccgtccggatgcaacagctagaatcctgatataagttctggaaaacggcgataaaccgctgtggaatgccatatagCCGTGCGATGTTCCAAAGCGATTTCCGGTGGACGCTGTCAAACGTCTTCTTAAAATCTATAAAGTTGACCAAGAGCGGTTTCTGATATTCGGAGCTTTGTTCAATGATGTTTCGAAGAgcaaagatttgttcagtgcacgACCGACCGCTTCTAAACCCAGCCTGTTCGTCCCGTAGAGCCTGTTCGACTGCTCGCAGTATCCGTTTGAGGAGGACGAGACAAAATACCTTGCCTGGAACAGACAGAAGGGTGATGCCTCTCCAATTGTTACAGTCTGCGAGATTACCTTTCTTAGGTAATTTGACGATGACACCCTGTCTCCAGTCATTTGGGACCCGTTCCATGTGCCAGCAGTCATTGAGCAGCGTAGTGAGCACCcgtacaacttcatcaccacccgctttcagcatttctgccgagatttggtcaagaccaggtgctttgttgttttttcagatgacgaatcgctgcagcgacctcagcatccatgatgtcgctcatgtccacttccagctcacagggaggaggaaagactgtaaagtcgtgcgtggctacgggagccggctggtttagggtgtctttgaaatgttccacccaacgcacgtcctgctcttctttgctaactagcatcctGCCGGTTGTATCCCTTATCGGCCCAGTGGAACCGCTTCGGGCCCGAGTGAGATCTCTGACCACACGAAAAAGAGTCCTGCTGTCACCCTGGTCCGCAGCCAGTTGTGCTTCAGTGCCCTTCAGTGCCCAGCCAGTCCTTCTTGTCTGCTCGGCAACTACTCTTGACCCTGCGGTCGAGTTCTCGGTACGCCTGCGATGCTTCATTTCGCTCCTCTTCGGTCTTTGCTTGATCGCGCTGACGTTTCTTGACCCGTCTTTCATCAAGCAACGACCATGTCCGGTCCTGAATCCACCGTTCTCGCTGCGTTCCACGCCGTCGAccaatcgttctctctgccgtctctATGGCAGCATCCTTGATCTGTGCCCATTGTTCTTCGATGCTGGCCGAGTTGTCAAGAATCTGGAATCGATTAGCGAGTTCAATGTGGAAGTGCTCGGCGTTCACACGGTCCTTCAATTTCTCGGAGGCAAATGACCGAACGGTGTTGCGTCCGGCCACTCTTTTCAATTTTAGTCGGATTGAAGTCACAAGCAAGTGGTGATCAGATCCGACGTCGGCGCCGCGAAAAACCCGTACGTCACGTAAAGCCGAGCGCCACCGTCGATGGATGCATACATAGTCGATTTCATTGTGAGTGGCCCCATCTGGTGACCGCCACGTCTTTTTGTGAATccgtttgtgaatgaaatatgtattcCCGATGCAAAGGTTGTTAAGATTGCACAGGGATAGGAGACGCTCTCCATTATCGCTCGTTACTGCTGCCGATCCATGAGGTCCGATCACGTTTTCCCAGCCCTGCCGGTCGCTACTGAGTTGCGCATTCATGTCGCCAAGGAGGATCTTTATGTCATGGTTGGGGATAACCGTGATTGTGTCTTGCAGTTGGTCGTAGAAGGCgtccttctcttcatcatctgcCTCATTTGTCGGTGCGTAGACTTGAataacagtaattttagcatggcGAGACTGAAATCGGGTGGTAATTATGCGATCACTGATCGGTTTCCATCCAACGAGTGCCTGTGCCGCGGTTTTGCTCAGGACCATCCCGACACCGTGCACGTGATGTTCTTTGGCTCCCGAATACAGGACGATCTTCCTGTCGCTTATCATTTTTCCATTACCCGTCCACCTCATTTCGCTGACACCAAGAATGTCAAGCCGGTAATTGTCGAATTCGTGCAGAAGCTGCTCCAGTCTCCCACACTGGTACAACGTTCGCACGTTCCAGGTTCCAATTCGTGTGATCGTATTGGCGTCGAGTATCCCATTTTGCATCGGGCGCTGGACGACCTTTCGGCTTTGCTCCAGCACCGTCATCAAGGGAGAAACAGGGTCATCGCGCCGGTATTGTTTAGACCGCtggtttttgcttgttgtttccgTAGCAAGATAGATTTTACGGGATCAGGGTGCTAGCCTGATGCCCAACCCTCCTCCTTTTTCACCCGGGCTTGGGACCGGCGTCGGCGGAGATCTCCTTCAATtaccagttaaaaaaaaaataaaaattaccagttaaaaaaaaaaaaaaggcttttcactTTAGTATTTAAGAATACTGCAACATTTTAAGTAATTATTGTAACACTGTTTAAGTATCATATTGTGTTCTGTACAATTACGTTCCTTCAATCTTTGCTCTCACTTACATGGGTGCTTATAAAACCTACACATTTCAAAGGATGGATTGTGTtaaacatttacaacatttacacattcgaatatttaattaaatttgtatttttttttattattgtaaagAACCTGCCCTGTTTGATGTCTGCATTTGCATTCACAGGACTCAAGTTTTCCGGTTGCCGTGTTTGTGTGGGATATAGAGAACAAGAATGACTACGCACTGGATGTCACAATCATGTTTACCATGGTCAATGGATCAGGCCACAAGGAGGAAAAATGTGGCGGTCATTGGAATGAACCATTCCACTTGGAAAAAGAGGGCGAGTCAGTGTCAGGGGTTTTGCTTCACCACTGCTCAGCGGTGAACCCGTACACACTGTGTATGGCATCTCGAGAACAGGTGACACACCTTATTAATTGAGTCAGCTCAGCTAAAATAATTTTAtgcttttttgttatttattgtttttattctgtgtaatagtttttttgttttgtttgtttgttatgcTACAGTACTGCCAGCGGTATatcaggtttatattcatgctcTCCTTGTAGtatattattgtttctgtagtaaaaaCGTACACAGGAACCTTATGGTAGCTGCTGCACATAATCTaggtctaataataaacagatgaaataaacaagaaaaaatgaTGATCGTTGATCTCCAGTGTCTAGCCCTTTATAGCTGTTCTGGGAAAGTGTTCAGGATCATGGACTttgtgctttgtggtttctcagtaacaagacAATTACAATATTTGTCTTAATGATTTCAAAAGAGAAAATAGGAGAAGCTGGTTttccagatgttccacaacattaaatgttataaatggataaaagtatggTATGGCATTCtttaatttataataaattgtTAGCACTGATTGGCAAAATGCTGTGtattaagaggaataaaatacttcaggatTGGCCGTTGcagagaaataaacaaactttGGTGCTGAAACTCCACTTCATGTTGGGCCATATCAACCcctcatcactgattatttttctataacagcacatccagtgtgttttatttgctaCATAAGATATGTATAATGTCAGATTTCACTTTTAAGTGTCTGTATCATTCATTGGTAAAAGGCTATATGTGCTtaagcatttcatttcataacTTTCATTTCTTATTAACTAATTTTCCACTAGTTGAATGATTCCCTTTTGCCACAAACAGCGCTAGTGAAcatttcctgtgtgtgcagGTTATTTCTTAATGCTTTTTGAATGGGGTTTAGTCCAACAGAAAGATTACCCACCAGACTGCTTTCAGTCCTAACGACACTGGAAAAGCTGTTTGGAGTGATCTGATAAGTGATGGCCAGTTAGACTCACCCACTGGCTCCAGCCCTCCAATTCAGAGAGGAGAGACAGTGGCAGCGGCACTGGCGGTGGGCTGCTCTGTGCCTGCTCATGGACACAACAGCCTGGAGTTCTGCCTGGCCTGGGACATGCCAAAAATTACTTTTGGCTCGAGGGAAAGAGAGCACATCAGGTATACATACCTGTTGTTTTGGTATAATTACATTCCAggattaaataatgaaatacgCCAGTTCATTTATCTGCATTGCCAGACATTTACCATACACTGACCACAAAACAGTAATGGAATATTGTGGGTTTTTCTGTTAGACGTTATGCACGTTACTATGGTACCAAAGGAAACGCAGGCCCAGCTCTTTCACACTACGCACTTACACATTACAAAGACTGGGAGAAGGGCATTGCGGAGTGGCAGAGACCTATTCTGGAAGATGGGTAAGGAGATCCTTTAGGATTAACTGCATGAACTGTAGTGTAGACCTGGAGTGCAACAGCCAGCATTTTGATTGAAAGGCTtttgcttgaattttttttgtcagacaAATAGTGAAACTGTGATAATAGTGAAGAAGTGATACTTCTGAATTTGTTTTCACATAGTTATGTCATTCTGCATTACAAAGTAACAGTAAATTTCATAAAAATAGCCTGTGTATatctgtatgcatgtgtgtataaattatgtatataattgtgtgtgtgtgtgtgtgtgtgtgtgtaatatatatatatatatatatatatataatataatataatataatataatataatataatataatataatataatataaacctttaTGTATTTgtctgtgatttttatttttttcttagttCTCTCCCTTCCTGGTATAAATCAGCCTTGTTTAATGAGTTATACTTTGTTGTGGATGGGGGCACGGTGTGGTTGGAGCTTCCCGAAGACTGGGATGTTAGTGGAGGGCTTCGCCCAGAAGAAGGTGGTCTTCCTGCACAGCCCCCTGTCCTCAAGGAATATGGCCGCTTTGCCTATTTAGAGGGTAAGTATCTGGACTTGGATCTCTAGACTTGGCATCAAGCTTGTTTTAAACAATGATTGCACCTGTTGTGACTGCCCAAGCTAGATCTTTGCCTAGTTGAATAAGCATGTAAATTTGAAAAACacaaaattatttgtttttgagcATGACTGAGGTGGAGTACTTTTCTGcttaacatttaaatgtcagttGATTGTGGTTATGCTGTGTTATGCTGGACGCGACTTAAAGTGGTTGTTTGGTGCCATGAAAGCAAAATCAGTCAAATCCAACTTTAATTTCCAGATAGTTACTTCAATTTGGCAATGGATACCAGCTGAAATGACCCTGAAGTGTTAaccctgcattttttttttctgtaacctTTCCTGTTTGTAGGTCAGGAGTACAGGATGTACAACACATACGATGTGCACTTCTATGCCTCCTTTGCACTTATCATGCTCTGGCCCAAACTGGCTCTGAGTCTACAGTATGATATTGGTGAGAGGAACTGTTCTCACATTCCATGTGTTTGTTATTAAGTATTTTACATGCACCCTATTCAGTAATtatcccccccctttttttttttttttttttttaccaatctTCTCCTTATTCCTCCGTCTCTCATTCCTTTCCCAGCTGGTAGTGTGGTACAGTATGACCCCACAGAAAGGGTGAACCTCATGAATGGGCATTGCTCACCTGTTAAGACCAGGAATGTAGTACCTCATGACATTGGAGACCCAGGTTAGTAATAATCCAACTGCCATCAAGAATATGTACTTACTCACAAGAATATGTACTTACTGCTTTCATGTCAGTGTTAATTTGCCTCTTGCGTTTCATCTAGCCTTGTGCTAAACCAGACTGACTTTCTCTGATTGTCTCAACAACTACGGTAGTTTAAGTCAACTGTACCTGAACAGAGTATTAAGAAGCCATCCTGGCACAAAAgatgtgtttgtttaattacttacttaattaattaattacttaattaattttCATAAAATGGACTGCTATCCATGTAAATAGTGACTTTAATCACCGGCAGCTGTTGCCATGGTGGCCCTGActggaaaaaaatgcattaatgtCAAAACCACAAAATTACAATCACAAGATCTAAACAAACAGTAATTAGAAACGGAGTGTTTGATATTTTATGCTGGttacaaaaatgtcatttaaaacagCAAGAGAAGAAGTGCTTACTGCATAAGAAGATAAATTGATCTCAAAAGAGCAGCTTTCATTTTTGTAATGCAACTGGTAACATTAAAAACTTGTAACTAGAAGCTGATCACATAGCTAAATGAGTTAAGAGTAAATTAATCACTGATGCTGAAGAATGTGCTCTGAATTCATTGAAATAGTAGTGCCATTCCTGTGTACTGTCCTTTATACATTAAACATTATAAGgtaatgttttatttgaatgcCGTAAGAATGTCAAATGGATTTGCCTAAATTTCATGTTGTACTGACACTAGCTAAATTGGGTGAAGAGCTTGCTAAAGCCACAGGAAGCAACTCCAATTCAGGCAATGCTAGCTATCTATGCATATAGTCATTAATTTGTGTCTGAGCGAGTTCAAATATTTCTGCCTTTGTTGGATTTACTGCTGGAGTCACTGAAAATTACAAACTTTTTCCTTATTTATTAGATGACGAGCCTTGGCAACGTGTCAATGCCTATCAAATTCATGACACGGCAGACTGGAAAGACCTGAACCTGAAGTTTGTTCTGCAGGTGTACCGTGACTACCACCTAACTCAGGACCTGCAGTACCTGATGGACATGTGGCCCATCTGCCAGGTGAACTGGATGCGTAACTGCACTGATTTAGCTGCAATGTCTGCTGAAATAAGAAAGGGGGATCATTAGTATTCTCTTCCAAGGTTGCAGGGATGTTAAGCAGTGCAAAGAAAAGTTGATGATATGATGGAGTCAGAAAACCTGTGGCGTGGAGAGTAGAGTCTAGTAGAGAACCTATGCTGTATTTGACTTATCATGGAAGTGGGACGTCAGAGCTCAGAATTACATCATTTTCGACCTTCATGCATTTGAGAAATGTGGAGGGGAAACACAGACACATCTATgcttgtcttttgttagcaacaagttAACAAAACTAAACTAAAGTGTTATGACCTTTAGTGAAATGTAGCACTAGAACCCAGGAGTGATTCTGTGTTGATGAGTGCTCTAAAATTCCTTAGTCTTTATCATTTTATCATTTAGAGGACTCATAGGAGAAGACTCTGTGCTGTTATGCTGTCAGTGGGAGGTTGCACAAAGTACTAAATGCAGGGGTGCAAATAATTGTGACAGGTGGTTTTggtagaaaaatattttttgatcaAGGTTTttatgttctttaaataaaagtactTCAAGTACAGTttagatatattttatattttcagggTGAGAGTAAGTTAATAATTATAAAGActttttttcacaaaattttTTACTCATCTTTACCAAAGGTCCAAAAAATTATGGAGATAATTGTAAATAAGCTATAAGTTTTATTTTGCTGGTTTAATAACCTGAAATACATGCTACTATTTTCAGCATGAGTTGATGAGGGACTAtactgatattattattattattattattattattattattattattattatctagtTACATGCACCTTACCTGGTATTAGCTGAACATGTCAGCTTACCTGATGTTGGTTTGGTTCTTTCAGGTGGTTATGGAGACTGAAATGAAGTTTGATACAGATGGGGATGGCCTAATAGAGAACTCCGGCTATGCTGACCAAACTTATGATGGCTGGACTGTAACAGGACCCAGGTTAGTTTTAAGTGGAGGGAGAGGAAAAAGTGAGATGTTTTTGTGAAGTCCTAGGAACAAAGAGGCAGGCATGGCAAAATAAAGTATGTGAAGTATGAACCTTGTACAGTGAATGAAAAACAAGTTCATAGACATGTTCATCCTGTTGCAAATGCAGTACAGACAAAGTAGGCTACAATAGATACACAAGAGGACATGAAATCCATGGGTACAAACTGACCCATCAGGCTTCCACAGGAGAAAACACTGCATCCAGTTTCAGTCATCACATTCTTTAATGTCaaaaccatttttttctttagatttAATAGCTGGTATTCTCTCaatgctagttttttttttcttggtcttCCTACATCAGAGAGGGTGGAGTTATGATTCTGCAGTGCACATTACTAGCCACAACATTCAAATGTGCTATTAGTAGTTATATAGTCCCAGGCCAGTTATAAGGTTACGTGTAATTTGTTGAACATATCCAAAATGGCctaaggtttgtggacacctgaccatcacacccatatgcgagccttccccaaactgttgctacaaagcATTATATAGtatcattacaatttcccttcacttaGGGGTCCAACATGTTCCAGCATaataatgcccctgtgcacaaagcgagctccataaagacatggtttgccaacaTTGGtatggaagaacttgagtggcctgcacagagccctgagtTTAACCCCACTGAATGCCTCTCATGCACCGtgcacatactcattcacacctaatgGCATTTAGTGTAGCCAGTCCACTGGCATTTTTGGGAAGCATTTTTGCAGCACTTTGTCATACCTGTTTAACATATTTTAACATGAGGTATACTTCCATTGCTGTATCAGTAGAGTGTTTTGAAACAAATGTTTGAAATTagaaacaaaaaatgttttactcctTGCTATTAATTTGTGGTGTTTCAGTGCATACTGTGGGGGTCTGTGGCTGGCTTCGCTGTGTGTGACGTGTAAGATGGCACAACTTCTTAAAAATGACTCTGTGTATGAGCGCTACAGAGACATCTTGAAGCGAGGCAGTGCCGCCTTTGATAAACTACTGTGGAATGGTGAGTTTACCCTTAGACTGAAATTATGTGATCAAATTCAGCCCAATCTGAAGAGAACTGCATAAATGAAGGGAGAAAACTAGACTAGACACTGAGCCACTGATTTACTGAGATCACATGTAACGCACTAATTTGTGTGTGCAAGAGGATAAATTCCAAGCAAACAGTGGGTATGTTgagtacaatttttaaaaaaaaagaaaaaagatattCCCATGCAAAGTAGGGGTGGAAACAATATGTAAATTAGGTTTTGCAAGGCTGTGAGAGGTATCGAAAAAccatacaaaaatacagtatGAACTGAACACGAGTACCTGTTCTGTTCCTAGAGTAGGGTGTGTGAAAACTTTTTCatagtttatatttaaatgctTTTGGCATcagagatgtgaatgtgtggtgAATATAATATGAAAACAACTTTGCTGTGGTTATATTGTCAGCAATTTAAGAAACGGTTTGATTATTTTGAGATACCAAAGCACAGTCTTGTTAGAATAGTGAATGGTAGAATTTTGCCCACTTTTgcttaaaatgaaatttaataCACGGTCTTCAAATTAATGTATTTGTGTCGAATCCCATGTATTTTGCACTTTTATGCAGAAACACCCTAAATTGCATACAGTCatgtgggggggaaaaaaaaaaaaaaaggtacatggaaaatttttttttttttttttttttttttttttttggacatatttggacaagcaaacatttgatctttttttgAAACAATGCCTATTAATCAAGTTgctatacttgaacaaaaccccaaggaaaatagctttttcaatcattattcaaaagaaatatcaatagatgtggtatttttctgtgaaaaagtaagtacatccttggcctcagaagccaGTATTGCTccatttagcagaaataataactggtaggcattttgcataattttccaccagtctctgacatcggcttgctggaatttttgaccactcaaAATGCAGGTTGTTTGAAGGTTTTCCTGCATATGCTGCCTGTTTCAAAGCCCTTCCCACAATGTTTTAGTGTGTTTCAAGTCCAGGCTTtcactaggccattccataaccctccatttcttctttttgagccattccttggtggatttgctagtgtgcttaggatcattgtcctgttgaaaggtcctctttcggttcaacttcaactatcggacagatggcctcacattatcttcaagcagtgatatgatgcagaattcataattGAATCAATgtatgcaagctgtccagtccctggggcaatgaagcaaccccaaaccataacatttccaccaccgtgcttcacagttggtatgaggtgcttctcgaGCAAAGCCAAACATGTTTACcattactgtggccaaacaactttATCTTTGATTCgcctgtccagagcacattattacAAAATGCTCATTGGCAAAATGTAGTCTTGCTTTACTCTTCATTTTAGaaagcaaaggctttttcctggcacgcctctcatgcaggtcaaatttctGCAATatttttctgattgtagaaacacacactttgacaccaacagttgcaagacttactagcagatcctgtgatgaaatgtggttcttggagacttctttttgcatcaggcggtctgctcttgggctgaatttgctgagatggacagtcctggacaaattggcagtcgtttgaaatctgtggcATTTGTAGATGACTtcccttacagtggaatgatgtatatcAGATAATTTGGAGATAATTTTAAACCTCTTGCCAGACTcttaggcatccacaacctttttctgaaggTCTACAGAAGtctagatcttggcatgatgacaccacacacctcaataacaacgGGAACACCACACACTAGAtgtgagaggggtataaataagacaggttccacctgcaggttctaatcacttgCGCCCAATCTTGAACATCTGATTCtcattttatggatttgaaggtgtgattaCTGTAGTGGTGTGCTtaatttttccatgtgactaatctgtttgtttgttaatttaaattttgaAAATTAATACAGTATTTCAATTGCATGTCATTCGATAGAGTGCATCACCTTTAATAATAGgcattgtttcaaagaggatcaaatgtttacttgtccaaatatgtttaaaaataataataaaatttcaccCAGCAATTTctatagggtgtacttattttttcacatgattgtatTCACTAAGGGTGAATAATATACAGAATTGAACAACACATGCTATTATTCTCATTTGAAAGGACACAGTCCTCCATCACCCTTGATAGTACATCAGCTTGCAGGTTTTTGTGGGTCCTGGCAACCTGTAGTAAATCAGGGCTTAAGTATTAACTAGATGGCT
Protein-coding regions in this window:
- the gba2 gene encoding non-lysosomal glucosylceramidase, producing MDLNDSRSLSELMARYEGTETGFGVPKDGWRICLAHEFKEKRKPFQAKDVSLSHILQHIGLGFRYLKWWYQRTKIEKKAPFIDIFNALPLRPIYGAPLGGIGGGSITRGWKGEFCRWQLNPGMYHYKTVIADQFTVCLRRDGQTIYQQVLSTERPHTLQDWNWGYCGAFAFYHALYPRAWTVYQLPGQNVTLTCRQVSPVIPHNYKDSSFPVAVFVWDIENKNDYALDVTIMFTMVNGSGHKEEKCGGHWNEPFHLEKEGESVSGVLLHHCSAVNPYTLCMASREQSNRKITHQTAFSPNDTGKAVWSDLISDGQLDSPTGSSPPIQRGETVAAALAVGCSVPAHGHNSLEFCLAWDMPKITFGSREREHIRRYARYYGTKGNAGPALSHYALTHYKDWEKGIAEWQRPILEDGSLPSWYKSALFNELYFVVDGGTVWLELPEDWDVSGGLRPEEGGLPAQPPVLKEYGRFAYLEGQEYRMYNTYDVHFYASFALIMLWPKLALSLQYDIAGSVVQYDPTERVNLMNGHCSPVKTRNVVPHDIGDPDDEPWQRVNAYQIHDTADWKDLNLKFVLQVYRDYHLTQDLQYLMDMWPICQVVMETEMKFDTDGDGLIENSGYADQTYDGWTVTGPSAYCGGLWLASLCVTCKMAQLLKNDSVYERYRDILKRGSAAFDKLLWNGKYYNYDSSGRNMSNSVMSDQCAGQWFLGASGLGDEEFEVFPKEKICSALKSIFDLNVMSFAGGQMGAVNGMRPEGVPDRSSVQSDEVWVGVVYGLAATMIQEGLLEEGLHTAEGCYRTVWEQTGMAFQTPEAYCEKGIYRSLAYMRPLSIWAIQLALDNRTNVSKTTQPDSEAARLQTALQDEPVKENCH